The DNA window CGGCGCTGCCGCCCAGTTGGTGGCGCAGGCTAGCGAGGGCCAGCAATAGCATCCCCGCACAGGCAACAGCGATACCGGCCAGGTGATTGGCACGCAGTTTATCCCCCATCAGCACCATCCCCAGCAGCAGGGTAAAGAACACCTGGGCCTGGATCACCAGCGAAGCCAACCCGGCCGGCATCCCCAGCTTAATCGCAAGAAACAGGAGGGCGAACTGACCAAAGCTCATGGTAAGGCCATAATAAACCAGCCACGTCCAAGGCAATTTGGGGCGAGGAATAAAGAAGATTGCCGGTACCCCTACCAGCAAAAAACGTAGACCGGCCAGCAGAAACGGCGGCACACCCTGTAGCCCGTATTTGATTACGACAAAATTCATGCCCCAGATAACCACAACCAACAGCGCCAGCAACCGATCGCGTAACGTCATGTTCCCCCACCATTCCTGATTAACACACCTCATCGCAGACTACAGTGAAATGCCGTGGGGCAATACATACAGATCTGTGCAATCTTCAGCAACACAGGCTGTAGGCAAAACGCACCCGCGCTATCCCGCAGGCGCATTATGGTATTATGTTAGCCAGAGGTTTACTCAGCCCCACGCCTTCAAGGCGCACCGGCCGGCTTTCCCCTGATTGTCACTCTGCCTGATTAGGGTGGCAGGAAAACCAGTGCACACACGGCTTGAAGGATGACCAACATATTCAACCAATGGATCCGCTATGGCATATATCCCGAAAAACTACGCGAAGCTGGAAATGGGCTACCGCGAAAAAGCGCTGAAACTGTTCCCCTGGGTGTGTGGGCGCTGTTCACGCGAGTTTGTTTACTCCAACCTGCGTGAACTGACGGTGCACCACATCGATCACGATCACAGTAATAATCCGGAAGACGGCAGTAACTGGGAAATGCTGTGTCTGTATTGCCATGACCACGAACATGAAAAATATACGCAGGCGGATTTATACGGCACAACGGTCGTGGCCGGGGAAGATGCGCAAAAAGACGTGGGCGTGGCCACGCACAACCCATTCGCCAACCTGAAAGCCATGATGAAAAAATAACGCCGGCGAAATGCCGCCCGGCGTGATTGCCG is part of the Gibbsiella quercinecans genome and encodes:
- the yajD gene encoding HNH nuclease YajD; translation: MAYIPKNYAKLEMGYREKALKLFPWVCGRCSREFVYSNLRELTVHHIDHDHSNNPEDGSNWEMLCLYCHDHEHEKYTQADLYGTTVVAGEDAQKDVGVATHNPFANLKAMMKK